The region GTGCGAGCGGGCTGGTCGGGGTCACCAAGCCGGTGCGGGCCGGCACGAAGGCCGTCTCGCTCGTGGTCCACGACCCGGCCGACGCCTCGCGTCGACTCGCCTGCGCCGACCTCGCGCCCAGCACCTCCGACCTCGTCTACGTCTGGAGCTTCGGCGACGGCACCACCGCGACCGGCGCCGACCCCGACCACACCTACGCGCAGCCCGGCACCTACACCGCGACCGTGACGGTCACGCACGGCTCGGGGCCCCACGCCGGCCACACGTCGGTGAGCGACAGCGTGCAGGTCGTCGTCGGCGGCGGTGCCCCGCCGACCGTGCCGACGCTGCCGCCGACTGTCGATCGCACCCCGCCGCGGATCTCGACGTTCGGGCCGCGCGGGTCGTCGTCCGAGGCTCGCCCGACGATCAAGGTGCGCGTGCGCGACCGCGACTCCACGGTGCGGAAGAAGGACGTCGTGCTCCGCGTCGACGGCCGGAAGGCCACCGGCACTAAGTACGACGCGAAGCGCGGGCTCGTGACGTGGCGGCCGTCGAAGGCACTCGCGCCCGGGCGCCACGTCGTCCGCCTCGTGGTCCGCGACGCGGCCGGCAACAAGGCGTCGAAGACCTGGTGGTTCAGGGTGGTGCGACGCCCCTGACATGATCGGTCGCATGTCTGGCGTCCTGGTCCTCGCGGGCACCCCGATCGGTCAGGCCGGAGACGCGCCGCCGCGGCTCGCGGCCGAGCTGTCGGGGGCCGACGTCGTCGCCGCCGAGGACACCCGGCGGCTCAAGCGGCTCTGCGCCGACGTCGGGATCACGCTGTCCGGCCGCGTCGTGTCCTACTTCGAGGGCAACGAGCAGGCGCGCACCCCGGTGCTGCTCGAGGCTCTCCTCGCCGGCGAGCGGGTCGTGCTCGTGACCGACGCCGGGATGCCGAGCGTCTCCGACCCGGGCTACCGGCTGGTGGCCGCCGCGGTCGAGCACGACGTACGCGTCACCGCCGTTCCCGGCCCCAGCGCCGTGCTCACCGCGCTCGCCGTCAGCGGCCTCCCGGTCGACCGGTTCTGCTTCGAGGGGTTCCTGCCGCGCAAGGCGGGGGAGCGCGGACGCCGGCTCGCCGCGCTCGCCACCGAGGAGCGGACGATGGTCTTCTTCGAGGCGCCCCACCGCACCGAGGCCGCGCTCACCGCGATGGCCGACGCGCTCGGCGACGACCGGCCCGCCGCGGTGTGCCGCGAGCTCACCAAGACCCACGAGGAGGTGCGCCGCGGCCCGCTCGGCGAGCTCGTGGCGTGGGCCAAGGAGGGCGTGCGCGGCGAGGTGACGATCGTCGTCGAAGGCTCCAGCGGCGGCCCGGCCGTCGATACCGACCCCGGCTCGCTCCGCGCCGCCGTCACCGCGCTGGAGGAGTCCGGATCGACCCGCAAGGAGGCGATCGCCGAGGTCGCCAAGCGCGCCGGCCTGCCCAAGCGGGAGGTGTACGACGTTGTCCACCGCTGACCCCGACCCCGGGCCGACCCGCTCGCGTGCCGCCACGGAGGAGCGGTCGGGTGCCCGCCGCGACCGCGAGCGCCCGCCGGCGCCGGAGCCGCTGCCGCACCCGGTGGTCGACAACCACTGCCACCTCGACATCGCCGACGGCGACTGGATCACGACCGAGGACGCGATCGCCGCGGCTGCGGAGGTCGGCGTACGACGCATCGTGCAGATCGGCTGCGACCTGCCCGGCGCGCGGTGGGCCGTGCAGGCGGCCGCCGACCACGAGGCGCTCGTCGCAGGCGTCGCGCTGCACCCCAACGAGGCCCCGCGCCTGGCCGCGACCGGCGACCTCGAGGCCGCGCTCGAGGAGATCGAGCGGTTGGCGCAGGCCCACGACAAGGTGCGCGCCGTGGGGGAGACCGGGCTCGACACCTTCCGGACCGGCGACGACGGCCGGGCCGTGCAGGAGGAGAGCTTCCGCCGGCACGTCGACATCGCCAAGCGGCTCGACAAGACGCTGGTGATCCACGACCGCGAGGCCCACGACGACGTGCTCCGGGTCATCGACGAGGAAGGGGCGCCCGAGCGCTGGGTGATGCACTGCTTCTCCGGCGACGCCGACTTCGCACGCAGGTGCCTGGACCGCGGGGCCTTCCTCAGCTTCGCCGGGACCGTCACCTTCAAGAACGCGCAGCCGTTGCGGGACGCGCTCGCGATCACGCCGGTCGACCGGGTGCTGGTGGAGACCGACGCGCCCTACCTGACGCCCACGCCCTACCGCGGCCGCCCCAACGCCTCCTACCTCGTCCCGGTCACCGTCCGGGCGATGGCCGACGTCCTCGGGGCCGACCTGGAGACCCTCTGCCGGACGATCGACGCGACCACGGAGACCGCCTTCGGTGGCTCCTGGTAGGCAATTCCGACGACGATTTTCGTCGTTCGAGTTTGCGACACCGGCACTCGTCGTTATCGTCTTGTGATTGTTGGCCGGGATCGGGAGCGATTCACGGCAGCACGGGACCGGATCGGGCCGGTCCTGCGAGACCCCCGCTCGCACGTCGTACCGCCTCACCCTGCTCCACCGAGGCGCTGCGCAGGCTGGTCGGGGGGTGCTGCCGCCCGAGGCCCGGGAAGTACGACGTTCGGAGAACCGTGCGCTCTCGATTCGCACAGCTCAGCAGGTCCAAGGCAGTCCTGGCCGCCCTCTCGGCGGTCGTCGTGGCAGCCGTCGCTGGAACGACGGTGGGCTACGCAGCCCTCAGCAAGGACGTGACCCTCACGCTCGACGGGCGGACGACCCAGGTCTCCGCCATCGGCAGCACCGTCGGCGACGTGCTCGCCGCCGAGGGCGTCGAGGTCACCGACAAGGACCTGGTCGCCCCCGCGATCGATGAGACCGTGACCGACGGGTCGGCCATCGCCGTCCAGTTCGGGCGCCCGCTGGAGATCTCCGTCGACGGCGACTCCGAGACCTACTGGGTCAACTCCACCAGCGTCGCCAGTGCGCTCGGCGAGATCGGCCGCCGCTTCGACGGCGCGGACCTGTCCACGAGCCGCAGCGCCTCGATCGGCCGCAGCGGCCTCTCGCTCGACGTCGTCACCCCGAAGGTGCTCCGCATCAAGCTCGGCGCGCGGGCCGTCGAGGAGAAGAAGGTCGCCGCGCTCACCGTCGCCGACGTGCTCACCTCGATGGGCATCGAGGTCGGCAAGCACGACAAGGTCAGCCCCGCACTCGACACCGAGATCGCCGACGGCGACAAGGTCGTCCTCAAGCAGATCCGCATCGCCACCAAGCGGGTGGCGCGCGAGGTCGTCGACGCGCCCGTCGTGGAGCGCGAGGACCCCGACATGTACGAGGGCGAGGAGGAGGTCGTGCGCGAGGGCAGCGACGGCGTCCGCAACGTGACGTACCGGCTGCGCTTCGTCAACGGCGAGCTGGTCGCCCGCAAGGTGGTCAGGGCCGCGGTGCAGGTCAAGCCCGTCGCCACGATCGTCAGCGTCGGCACCAAGGAGCAGCCGACCTCGAACTTCGCCGACGGCGGCACCGTGTGGGACTCCCTCGCGAAGTGCGAGTCCGGCGGCAACTGGGCGATCAACACCGGCAACGGCTACTACGGCGGACTCCAGTTCAACCTCGGCACGTGGCGCGCCTACGGCGGCACGGGCTACCCGCACCAGGCCTCCCGCGAGACGCAGATCGCCGTGGCGACCCGCCTCCGCGACGCCACCGGCGGCTACGGCTCCTGGCCCGGCTGCGCCGCCGCGCTCGGCCTGCCTCGCTGAACCTGGCACCGCTGTACTTGGCACCGCTGTAACGCCGGGTTGATCGTTGTACCCACCCTGCTGCAGGGGGGTGGGTACAAGCATCAACCCGGCGTTACAGGCGCGTCCCGGTGGACGTGCTCGGCCACCATCGCGGGCCAGAGCCGTACGTCGGGGTGGGTCCGCGCGACGACCAGCTCGCTGTGCGGCAGCAGGTCGTGCAGCTGCTCCGAGGTGCTCACCGGGTGGGCCGGGTCCTCGATCCAGGCGAGGATCAGCGCCGGCACGTCGAGCCCGGCCAGCACCGAGCGGTCGGGCAGGTCGGTGAGCGCCGCGCCCCGGAAGACGGTCGGCAGCAGGTCGATCGCGACGTCGGGCCACGTGACGGGCTTGTCGGGGTTCTCCGCCGGCGGGTGCGGAGCGGCGCGCCCGGCCTCGACGAGCGCATCGACGCCCTGGGTCTCGACGACCACCGCGCAGTCCTCGTAGGCCGCGCCCTGGGCGACCCGTGTCTCCCACACCGTCGGCGGGATGCAGAGGGTGAGGCCGGCGAACGACGAGGGTGAGGCCGGCGCCGCGTGGAGCAGCGTCGCGCTGCCCATCGAGCTGCCGACGCCGTGCACCTGCTCGCCGGGGAACACGTGCGCCACCAGGGCGAGGAGGTCGTCGGCGAGCGTCGGCCAGCCGTACGCCGTCGCGTCCCGCGGGCCCGTCGACCGGCCGTGCCCGCGGGCGTCGTACCGCAGCACGCGACAGCCGTCGAGCTCGCCCACCAGGTCGACGGCGATCAGGTCCTCGCGGGCCCGGCTCGACGTGAGCCCGTGGAGCTGTACGACGGCGGGGCCGGCGTCGCCGCGCAGGTCGAAGTCGAGGACGGTGTCGCGTCGGCGGAGGACGGGCACGGTGCTCCTGGTGGTGACGGGAGGGAGGACAGCCGGGGTCCTCATCCTAGGAGCCGCCCGGGGCTGCCTACACTCCGTCGTGATGCGGCTCACCATCGTGGACCAGGTGCACCTGCCCGAGGGGCAGCTGCGCAGCCACGTCCTGAAGCGCGGCGGCAGCGTCGGCCACCTCCGCGAGCTGCCGATCTCCTTCGACCAGCGCCGCCACGTCCTGGAGGGCCAGCGGCGCGGGTCGTGGATGGCCGTCGCGTTCACGCTGCCCGAGCGCGTCGACGACGACGCCCTCGCGCTGGCCTGGGAGGCGGTCGTGCAGCGGCACGGCACGCTGCGGTCCGCGTTCGTCGCGCGGCCGCCCCGCTCGGTGGTGCTGCACGAGATCGAGCTGCGGCGCGGCGGCTGGGTCGACCACCCGGCCCAACCGGGCGTCGGCATCCGCGACCGGCTGCGCGAGGTCCTCGACGAGGCGTGCGCCCCGTTCGCCCGTCCGTCGCACCGGCTCTGCGTGGTGCAGCCGGCCGACGGCCCGCCGTCCGTCGTCATCGCCGCCGACCACTCGCACGTCGACGCCTGGTCGCTGCTGGTGCTGGTGCGCGACCTGACGACCTGCCTCGCCGACCTCGCCGGCGGCCGCCCGCCCGGGGTGGACCTGCCGCCCGCGCCCGCCTTCGCCGACCACACCCACGAGCTCTCCTCCCGCCCGCCGGTGCCGGAGGACGTGGTGACCCGCTGGCGCGAGATCCTCGACGCCGGCGACGGGGCGATGCCGACGTTCCCGCTCCCCCTGGGCGACCTCAGCGAGCCGCGCACCGCGGTGGTCGAGGTGCACGACGTGCTCGACACCGACCAGCTGGCCGCGTTCGAGGGCCACTGCCGCGGGATCGGCGCCAGCATGCTGTCGGTCTCCCTCGCCGAGGCGTGCGCCGCCGTCGACGACCTCTCCGGCGCGGCCGCGCCGCTGCGGGCGATCTTCCCGGTGCACAGCAGGTACGACGACCGCTGGCACGACTCGGTCGGCTGGTTCATCACGAACTCGGTCATCGAGGTGCCCTCGCCGGACCCCGCCGCGTGCCACCGCGCGGTCAAGGAGGCCGTCGTCCTCGGCTCGCACCCGCTCGAGCCGATCATGGCCCCTTACGGCGGGATGCCGATGACGCCCGGCAACTTCGCGGTCTCCTGGCTCGACAACCGCCGGCTCCCCGTCGCCGTACCTCCCGGGCTCGAGCCGCAGCACGTGTCCGCCGTCGTCCGCACCGACGGCGTGATGATCTGGTTCGTCGTCAACGCCTCCGGCCTGCACCTGCGCTGCCGCTACCCCGGCACGCCCGAGGCCCGCCGCAGCGTCGGCGACTGGCTCGACGGCGTACGCCAGCGGCTGCAGGCCCGCGTCGCCTCCTCCGGGGGACCGGTGCCCGACTAGGCTTCCGCTCCATGACGACCAACCCGGGCCCGAGGCTCCTCGGGCCCGCCGAGGTGCGTCAGCTGGCCGCCGAGCTCGACCTCCGGCCGACCAAGCAGCGCGGCCAGAACTTCGTGATCGACGCCAACACCGTGCGCCGGATCGTGCGCGAGTCGGGCATCACCGGGGACGACGTCGTGGTCGAGGTCGGCCCGGGCCTGGGCTCCCTGACACTCGCCCTCCTCGAGGTTGCCCGGCGCGTGATCGCGATCGAGGTCGACCCGCTCCTCGCCGAGCGGCTGCCGGCCACCATCGCGTCGTACGCCCCCGGGCAGGTCGACCACTTCGAGGTCGTGCTGGCCGACGCGATGCGCATCGAGGAGGTGCCCGGACCGCCGCCGACCGCGCTGGTAGCCAACCTCCCCTACAACGTCTCGGTGCCCGTGCTGATCCACCTGCTCACGTTGCTGCCGTCGCTCGAGCGCGGCCTGGTGATGGTGCAGGCCGAGGTCGCCGACCGGCTGGCCGCAGGACCGGGCTCGAAGACCTACGGCGTGCCCAGCGTGAAGGCGGCGTGGTTCGCGGATGTGAGGCGTGCCGGTGCGATCGGGCGCAACGTCTTCTGGCCGGCGCCCAACGTCGACTCCGGGCTGGTCGCCTGGACCCGGACCGATCCGCCGCGGACCACCGCCACCCGGGAGCAGGTCTTCGCCGTCGTCGACGCCGCCTTCGCCCAGCGCCGCAAGCAAGTCCGCGCGGCGCTACGCGGCCTCGCCGGGTCCGCCGAGGCCGCGACGGCCGCGCTGGAGCAGGCCGGGGTCGACCCCACCGCCCGTGGCGAGGTGCTCTCCGTCGACGACTTCGCGCGGATCGCGGAGGGCCTCACGTGGTGACCCACGACCTCACGGTGCGGGCGCCGGCCAAGATCAACCTGCACCTCGGCGTCGGCCGCGTGCGCGACGACGGCTTCCACCCGCTCGACACCGTCTACCAGGCGATCTCGATCTACGACGACC is a window of Nocardioides oleivorans DNA encoding:
- the rsmI gene encoding 16S rRNA (cytidine(1402)-2'-O)-methyltransferase, with the translated sequence MSGVLVLAGTPIGQAGDAPPRLAAELSGADVVAAEDTRRLKRLCADVGITLSGRVVSYFEGNEQARTPVLLEALLAGERVVLVTDAGMPSVSDPGYRLVAAAVEHDVRVTAVPGPSAVLTALAVSGLPVDRFCFEGFLPRKAGERGRRLAALATEERTMVFFEAPHRTEAALTAMADALGDDRPAAVCRELTKTHEEVRRGPLGELVAWAKEGVRGEVTIVVEGSSGGPAVDTDPGSLRAAVTALEESGSTRKEAIAEVAKRAGLPKREVYDVVHR
- a CDS encoding TatD family hydrolase, producing MSTADPDPGPTRSRAATEERSGARRDRERPPAPEPLPHPVVDNHCHLDIADGDWITTEDAIAAAAEVGVRRIVQIGCDLPGARWAVQAAADHEALVAGVALHPNEAPRLAATGDLEAALEEIERLAQAHDKVRAVGETGLDTFRTGDDGRAVQEESFRRHVDIAKRLDKTLVIHDREAHDDVLRVIDEEGAPERWVMHCFSGDADFARRCLDRGAFLSFAGTVTFKNAQPLRDALAITPVDRVLVETDAPYLTPTPYRGRPNASYLVPVTVRAMADVLGADLETLCRTIDATTETAFGGSW
- a CDS encoding resuscitation-promoting factor, with product MRSRFAQLSRSKAVLAALSAVVVAAVAGTTVGYAALSKDVTLTLDGRTTQVSAIGSTVGDVLAAEGVEVTDKDLVAPAIDETVTDGSAIAVQFGRPLEISVDGDSETYWVNSTSVASALGEIGRRFDGADLSTSRSASIGRSGLSLDVVTPKVLRIKLGARAVEEKKVAALTVADVLTSMGIEVGKHDKVSPALDTEIADGDKVVLKQIRIATKRVAREVVDAPVVEREDPDMYEGEEEVVREGSDGVRNVTYRLRFVNGELVARKVVRAAVQVKPVATIVSVGTKEQPTSNFADGGTVWDSLAKCESGGNWAINTGNGYYGGLQFNLGTWRAYGGTGYPHQASRETQIAVATRLRDATGGYGSWPGCAAALGLPR
- a CDS encoding alpha/beta fold hydrolase, which produces MPVLRRRDTVLDFDLRGDAGPAVVQLHGLTSSRAREDLIAVDLVGELDGCRVLRYDARGHGRSTGPRDATAYGWPTLADDLLALVAHVFPGEQVHGVGSSMGSATLLHAAPASPSSFAGLTLCIPPTVWETRVAQGAAYEDCAVVVETQGVDALVEAGRAAPHPPAENPDKPVTWPDVAIDLLPTVFRGAALTDLPDRSVLAGLDVPALILAWIEDPAHPVSTSEQLHDLLPHSELVVARTHPDVRLWPAMVAEHVHRDAPVTPG
- a CDS encoding condensation domain-containing protein, which encodes MRLTIVDQVHLPEGQLRSHVLKRGGSVGHLRELPISFDQRRHVLEGQRRGSWMAVAFTLPERVDDDALALAWEAVVQRHGTLRSAFVARPPRSVVLHEIELRRGGWVDHPAQPGVGIRDRLREVLDEACAPFARPSHRLCVVQPADGPPSVVIAADHSHVDAWSLLVLVRDLTTCLADLAGGRPPGVDLPPAPAFADHTHELSSRPPVPEDVVTRWREILDAGDGAMPTFPLPLGDLSEPRTAVVEVHDVLDTDQLAAFEGHCRGIGASMLSVSLAEACAAVDDLSGAAAPLRAIFPVHSRYDDRWHDSVGWFITNSVIEVPSPDPAACHRAVKEAVVLGSHPLEPIMAPYGGMPMTPGNFAVSWLDNRRLPVAVPPGLEPQHVSAVVRTDGVMIWFVVNASGLHLRCRYPGTPEARRSVGDWLDGVRQRLQARVASSGGPVPD
- the rsmA gene encoding 16S rRNA (adenine(1518)-N(6)/adenine(1519)-N(6))-dimethyltransferase RsmA, with protein sequence MTTNPGPRLLGPAEVRQLAAELDLRPTKQRGQNFVIDANTVRRIVRESGITGDDVVVEVGPGLGSLTLALLEVARRVIAIEVDPLLAERLPATIASYAPGQVDHFEVVLADAMRIEEVPGPPPTALVANLPYNVSVPVLIHLLTLLPSLERGLVMVQAEVADRLAAGPGSKTYGVPSVKAAWFADVRRAGAIGRNVFWPAPNVDSGLVAWTRTDPPRTTATREQVFAVVDAAFAQRRKQVRAALRGLAGSAEAATAALEQAGVDPTARGEVLSVDDFARIAEGLTW